The Trueperaceae bacterium genomic sequence CTGTTGATCGGGGTCGGCGTGGCGCTCGCCCGGGGGCGGTTCCTCCCCGACGGGTTCTGGCCGGGCCTGGACCGCCTGAACTACTGGGTGTTCTTCCCGGCGTTGATCCTCGAGAGCCTCGCGACGTCCGAGGTGGGGCTCGGCGGGAGTGGGCGGGTGGCGGTCGCCCTGTGGGGCGGGTTGGCCCTCGTCGCCCTCGCGACGCTCACGCTGCGCCGCGTCGTCGCCGCGGACGGGCCGGCGTTCAGTTCGGTCTTCCAGGGCGCCGTACGCTTCAACAGCTACGTCGCGTTCCTCGTCGTGCCGGTCCTCTACCCCGGCAGCGACGGCGCCGTCGCGCTGTTCGTCGCCCTGACCGTCCCGGTCGTCAACGTCCTCGCGGTCCTGGTCCTGGCGCGCTTCGCGGGCGCTGCGGCCCTCGACGGGCGCACGCTGCTGCGCTCGATCGCCTCCAACCCGCTGATCGCCGCGTCGCTGCTGGGGCTCGTCGCGAACGTCGCGGGCACGCCGCTCGGGCCGCTCGCGCGGGCGCTGGAGCTGTTGGGGCAGGCCGCCCTCGCCGCGGGCCTGCTGTCGGTCGGCGCCAGCCTCCGCTTCCGCGAAGCGGGGCGGCGGACGCGACCGATCCTGGCGTCCATGGCGCTCAAGTTCGTGGCGCTGCCGCTCGCGACGTTCGCGCTCGGGGTCGCCCTCGCGCTGCCGGCCGCCTGGTTGGGGCCGCTGGTGTTGTTCCAGGCGATGCCGACCGCGTCCGCCTCGTACGTCCTGGCCCGCGCCATGGGGGGCGACGAACGCCTGATGGCGTCGATCCTCGCGATCCACACCGTCGCCGCGATCGGGACGCTGCCGCTGGCCTACGCCGCGCTCCAAGCGGCGCTTCGGGCGGCGTCCGGGGGGTGAAGCGACGCCCCGCAGGGGGGTAGGCTGGCGCATGGACACGATGCACGCACGCGCTCAGGCCCTGACCGAGAAGACCGTCGCGACCCGCCGCGACCTCCACATGCACCCCGAGACCGCCTTCCAGGAGGTCCGCACGGCGGGCGTCGTCGACGCCCGCCTGCGCGAACTCGGCCTGACCCCCCGGACCGGCGTCGGGGGGACCGGCGTCGTCGCGGTGTGGGACGCCGGTCGGCCCGGCCCGACGGTGTTGGCCCGCGCCGACATGGACGCCCTGCCGGTGCCCGACGCGAAGGACGTGCCGTACGCCTCGACGACCCCCGGACAGGCGCACGCGTGCGGGCACGACGGCCATACGGCGGTCCTGCTGTCGGTCGCGGAGACCGTCGTCGGGATGGGCGACGCCCTCGCGGGCCGCGTGGTGTTCGTCTTCCAGCCCGCCGAGGAGGTCATGCCGGGCGGGGCGGAGGCGATGCTGCAGGACGGCGCCCTCGAGGGCCTCGCGATCGACCACGTGACCGGCCTGCACCTCTCCAGCCAGTACCCGACCGGCACGGTCGCGCTGCGGGCCGGACCGGCGATGGCGGCGACCGATACGTACGACCTGATCCTCCGGGGGCGCGGCGGGCACGCCGCCCGCCCGCAGGAGACGATCGATCCGATCGTGGCCGGCGCGGAGCTCGTCACGACCCTCCAGACGCTCGTCTCGCGCGAGCTCGACCCGATCGACCGGGCGGTGATCAGCGTGACCCGCTTCGAGGCGGGCAGCGCCTACAACGTCATTCCGCAGGAGGCGCACCTCGCCGGGACGCTCCGCACCTTCGAGGCGGACACCCGCGAACGGCTCCGCGAGCGCATCCACGAGGTCGCGGCGTCGGTCGCCGCGACGCACCGCGCGGAGGCCGACGTGCGGTGGACGTCGGGGTTCCCGGCGGTCGTCAACGACCCGACCGAGGCCGACCGGCTCCGCGCCGTCGCGGAGCGCGTCGTCGGCCCCGAACGGGTGGTCGAGATGGCGCCCATCATGGGCGGCGACGACATGGCGTACTGGCTCCAGCAGGCGCCCGGCTGTTACGCGTTCGTCGGCGCGTCGGGCGGCGACGCGACCGCCTGGCCGCACCACCACCCGAACTTCGACGTCGACGAGGCGGCGCTGCCGATCGCCGTCGAGCTGCTCGCCTCGAGCATCGTCGACGCGCTCGGCGGACCGACCGACTGACGCGCGGGCCCCTCGGGGCCTACCCCTCGGGCGCCACCGCCCAGCCGTACGCCTCCGGCCAGGGCGCGGCCACGCCGAGCGCCTCCGCGGCGTGGTGCACCCAGAAGGCGTCGTGGAGCATGCCCTTGCCGACCAGCACCAGGTCGGCGCGGCCCTCCGCGACGACGGAGGCGGCGACGGCGGGGTCGTGCAGACCGCCGACCGCGGCGCTCGCGACGTCCGCCCCGCGGCGGATCGCCTCCGCCCACGGCACCTGCCCGCCCGGGCCGACGTCGGGGCGGGCGCCCGGCCGCACCCCGCCGCCCGACGCGTCGATCACGTCCGCTCCGAGCGGCGCGAGGTCCGCGGCGAGCCGGACGCTGTCCTCCACCGTCCAGCCGCCCTCGGCGCCGTCGACGGCGGACAGCCGGACGAACAGCGGCTTCCCGGCGGGCCAGACCGCCCGGACCGCGGTGACGACCTCCTTGACGAGCCGCGTCCGCCCGGCCCAGTCGCCCCCCCACGCGTCGGTCCGGGGGTTCCCGAGGGGCGAGAGGAAGGCGTGGAGGAGGTAGCCGTGCGCGGCGTGCACCTCGACGACGTCCACGCCGATCGCGTCGGCGCGGGCGGCGGCGTCCGCGAACGCCTGCACGACCTGGGCCAGGTCGTCCCCGTCCGCGGCGCGGGGGGCGGGGTCGCCGTCGCGGAACGGGACGTC encodes the following:
- a CDS encoding AEC family transporter translates to MPLVASALAPLVLLIGVGVALARGRFLPDGFWPGLDRLNYWVFFPALILESLATSEVGLGGSGRVAVALWGGLALVALATLTLRRVVAADGPAFSSVFQGAVRFNSYVAFLVVPVLYPGSDGAVALFVALTVPVVNVLAVLVLARFAGAAALDGRTLLRSIASNPLIAASLLGLVANVAGTPLGPLARALELLGQAALAAGLLSVGASLRFREAGRRTRPILASMALKFVALPLATFALGVALALPAAWLGPLVLFQAMPTASASYVLARAMGGDERLMASILAIHTVAAIGTLPLAYAALQAALRAASGG
- a CDS encoding amidohydrolase yields the protein MDTMHARAQALTEKTVATRRDLHMHPETAFQEVRTAGVVDARLRELGLTPRTGVGGTGVVAVWDAGRPGPTVLARADMDALPVPDAKDVPYASTTPGQAHACGHDGHTAVLLSVAETVVGMGDALAGRVVFVFQPAEEVMPGGAEAMLQDGALEGLAIDHVTGLHLSSQYPTGTVALRAGPAMAATDTYDLILRGRGGHAARPQETIDPIVAGAELVTTLQTLVSRELDPIDRAVISVTRFEAGSAYNVIPQEAHLAGTLRTFEADTRERLRERIHEVAASVAATHRAEADVRWTSGFPAVVNDPTEADRLRAVAERVVGPERVVEMAPIMGGDDMAYWLQQAPGCYAFVGASGGDATAWPHHHPNFDVDEAALPIAVELLASSIVDALGGPTD
- a CDS encoding NADH:flavin oxidoreductase/NADH oxidase, whose product is MPTLFEPLPLRDLTLRNRIGVSPMCMYACDARDGLATPFHVAHLGARALGGAGLVFSEATAVTADGRISPEDLGLWSDAHAAALRPVVDAVHAGGAAMGIQLAHAGRKASTYRPYGAPRRGVVPADEGGWTPLGPSDVPFRDGDPAPRAADGDDLAQVVQAFADAAARADAIGVDVVEVHAAHGYLLHAFLSPLGNPRTDAWGGDWAGRTRLVKEVVTAVRAVWPAGKPLFVRLSAVDGAEGGWTVEDSVRLAADLAPLGADVIDASGGGVRPGARPDVGPGGQVPWAEAIRRGADVASAAVGGLHDPAVAASVVAEGRADLVLVGKGMLHDAFWVHHAAEALGVAAPWPEAYGWAVAPEG